The DNA sequence TTGTAACCCATCTTTGCGGAAGATTATTAGAAATGTTTTCCCAAGTATTTCCGTAATCTTTAGTCACCCAAACATTTCCATCATCCGTTCCCGCATAAATTACATTTGAGTCTGAAGGCGAAACTGCAATTGTAGAAATTGTACCAATTTTTTTTTCAAAATTATAATCAGTCAATTTTGGACTAATTGAATCCCAAGTTTCTGCAGAATTTATAGTTCTGTAAATTTTATAAGTTCCGTAATATAAAACATTTGAATTATTTGGGTCCATTGCAACCGGAGTTGACCAATTTGTTGGTTCACTTTGATTAATTCCGTTTAAGGTCCAATTAAAATTCTTTCCACCATCAATACTTTTAAATAAATTTCCAAATTGTGATTCTGCAAAAATTATTTGCGAATTATTCGGATCGACAATTGTGTAAAATCCATCTCCACCTAAAATTCTTTCCCAGTCATTTTCACTGCCGGAATTAGTAATAATAGTTCCGTTATCTTGAGTTCCACCCAAAAAAGTTTGCAAATTATTTTTATCCAAACCGATTTCATAAAATTGAGTTGCTGGAAGTTGAACCGGATTTGACCAAGTAATTCCGCCGTCTTGTGAAATATTAATTCCGCCATCATTTCCGGAAATTATATAATCCGGATTATTTGGATGAAATGCCAATGCGTGATGATCAACATGAAGCGGAAAATCAATTCCGTAACCGTAACTGAAATCCCAATTTACGCCGCTGTTTGTAGATTTTAAAAGCGGTACATCCAGAACAAAAATTGTTTCCGGAATTTGCGGATGAACTCTAACTTGTCCAAAATACCAGCCAAAATTTCCGCTTCCCGTAAAATCAGAATTTGTTTTTATCCAATTTTCTCCGCTATCAATCGATTTAAAAATTCCGGTTAAAAAAATTCCATCACTAAAAGTTGCATAAATAATTTGAGGATTTGATTGAGAAATACTTAAACCAATTCTTCCAATATTTTCAATTGCTTCATTTGGCAAACCATTTTCGGTTCCCAATTTTTCCCAAGTTTTCCCGCCATTAATTGTTTTGTAAATTCCGCTTGTTGGTCCATAAAGATGACTATTCAAAAGAAAAACTGGTCGCCTAACTCTTTCCCACATTGCCGCAAAAATTTCATTGGAATTATTTGGATTTATTACCAAATCAATTGCACCGGTTGAGTCTGATACAAACAGAGATTTTTCCCAACTTAAACCGGCGTCTTCGCTTAAAAAAACTCCTCTTTGTGAATTTGGTGTAAAATAACTTCCAACCGCCGCCACCCAAATTTTTTGCGAATTATTTGGATCAACAATTATTCTTCCAATAGAAACAGACGAATCCAATCCAATAAAATTCCAAGTTTCTCCGGCATTAATGGATTTGAAAATTCCAACTCCGGGGAAATTATTATGTCCACCGTTTGCTTCTCCGGTTCCCACAAAAATTATATTTGGATTATTTGGATCAGTTCCAATATCGCCAATTGATAAACACGGCTGTTCATCAAAAATTGGGAACCAATTTATTCCCGTATCTTCTGATTTAAAAACTCCACCGGTTGCCGACGCAGCATAAACTATATTCGGGTTTTGCGGATTAAATTCAATATCCACAACTCTTCCGCCAATATTTGTGGGACCAACAAATTCCCATTCAAAATTTTGCGATACACTATTTTTATTTAATTTTTGTTCTTTTCGTAAACTTTTAAATTGCGCAAATAATTCATTGTAAGCATTTTGTTTAAAATCATAATAGGGAAAAGTTCTTTTCACCATTTCATAATCGGCGGGGAAAAACTTTGCATCTAGATTTTTTTTCTTCGTAAAAACTTGATTTGTAAATTCTTTTTGCCAAAAATTTGAAAGGAAAAAGTGAATTGTTAAAAACGATATAACAAATAAATAAAATGTTTTTTTTGTCATCAGAAATTTTTGGAAAAATTTTTAATTTTCTCGAATCCCAAATTGAAATTGTGCATCAAATTACAATAATTTATAAAGAAAATAAATGAATATAGTTTACAAGCGAATTTTACCGGTTTTAGGCGGTGCAATTTTAGGATATGCATACTACTATTTTATTGGCTGTAATTCCGGAAGCTGTCCAATTACAAGCAATCCATATATTTCAACTGTTTACGGTGCGGCGGTAGGATTTTTAATTTCAATTCCTTCGAAAAAGAAAATAAAAGTAGAAAATGATAACTAAAGAAATAGAAATTGAAGATTTGGTGAAACAAATTCCCGATGCGGTTGTTTATTTGATGGAAAATGGAATTAGATGTTTACGTTGCGGCGAACCAATATGGGGAACTTTGGAAAATGCCGCAAAAGAAAAAGGTTTTACTGATTCAGAAATTAGTAAATTTGTTTCCGATTTAAATAATATTTCATCTTAAAATAAAATTAAATGATTTAGGAGAAGTGAATGAGCAATAACGATAAAACTCAAAATACATCAAACAAAAAATTTGATTTTCAAAATCCCAAACACAGAAGTTATCTTTATACCGGAATGTTTATTGTTGCGGTATTATTTTTCTTTGTAATCAACAATACAAATGGTGAATCGGAAGAAGGTCCGTATCCGCCGAATTATAATTTAGATACATCGAAATTAACCAACCTTTCTGATTACAAAGGCAAAGTTATAATTTTAGATTTCTGGGCAACTTGGTGTCCACCTTGTAGAAAAGGAATTCCGGACTTAATTGAAATTAAAAAAGAATTTAAAGATAAAGGCGTTGAAGTTA is a window from the Ignavibacteriota bacterium genome containing:
- a CDS encoding T9SS type A sorting domain-containing protein; this translates as MTKKTFYLFVISFLTIHFFLSNFWQKEFTNQVFTKKKNLDAKFFPADYEMVKRTFPYYDFKQNAYNELFAQFKSLRKEQKLNKNSVSQNFEWEFVGPTNIGGRVVDIEFNPQNPNIVYAASATGGVFKSEDTGINWFPIFDEQPCLSIGDIGTDPNNPNIIFVGTGEANGGHNNFPGVGIFKSINAGETWNFIGLDSSVSIGRIIVDPNNSQKIWVAAVGSYFTPNSQRGVFLSEDAGLSWEKSLFVSDSTGAIDLVINPNNSNEIFAAMWERVRRPVFLLNSHLYGPTSGIYKTINGGKTWEKLGTENGLPNEAIENIGRIGLSISQSNPQIIYATFSDGIFLTGIFKSIDSGENWIKTNSDFTGSGNFGWYFGQVRVHPQIPETIFVLDVPLLKSTNSGVNWDFSYGYGIDFPLHVDHHALAFHPNNPDYIISGNDGGINISQDGGITWSNPVQLPATQFYEIGLDKNNLQTFLGGTQDNGTIITNSGSENDWERILGGDGFYTIVDPNNSQIIFAESQFGNLFKSIDGGKNFNWTLNGINQSEPTNWSTPVAMDPNNSNVLYYGTYKIYRTINSAETWDSISPKLTDYNFEKKIGTISTIAVSPSDSNVIYAGTDDGNVWVTKDYGNTWENISNNLPQRWVTRVAVHPTKENIVYATFSGLRWAEPQSHVFRSENFGESWQEINKGLPDAPVNAFEIDKINPKILYLGNDIGVFVSYDEGNNWEILGSNLPIVVVNDMKIHSTENYLAIGTHGRGIYKLDLNPITNVNYEKSEIPNKFVLKQNYPNPFNPTTTIEYSISQSVMLNSFQHQNNSKIPKQVRDDNDHVSLKIYDVLGREIKTLVNEKKTPGNYQVNFDAEELSSGIYYYSLITENFSITKKMIYLK
- a CDS encoding DUF1858 domain-containing protein, with amino-acid sequence MITKEIEIEDLVKQIPDAVVYLMENGIRCLRCGEPIWGTLENAAKEKGFTDSEISKFVSDLNNISS
- a CDS encoding TlpA family protein disulfide reductase; amino-acid sequence: MSNNDKTQNTSNKKFDFQNPKHRSYLYTGMFIVAVLFFFVINNTNGESEEGPYPPNYNLDTSKLTNLSDYKGKVIILDFWATWCPPCRKGIPDLIEIKKEFKDKGVEVIGISLDSFTRGGATKNDVIPFMKDYGINYPILIGDMNVAQQYGGINSIPTSFVIDKEGYIVSYYQGLIEKAQYVSDINKALAKNYVSDKKYIAPEFSLPKAK